Below is a window of Spelaeicoccus albus DNA.
TGCATCAAAAATCGATTGAGCACCGTGCCGAAGTGACCGTCGTAATCGAACCGATTCATCAGGCGCGGGTCCCTGACGGTTTGAGCGGTCTCCGTGCCCCAGACGATGCCTTGGTGCAAATCGGTCACGCGCACATTGTCGTTCTTGTTGTAGAACGCGAAAAGAAGCTGGTCCATCGTCTTGGTCAAGTGGTAGACGCTTCCGGGGTTCGGCGGATACAAAATCTCTTGCTCGACTTCGGTGCCGTCGTCCGCCCGCATCGACACGGGCAGATAGCCTTCCGGAATGCTGACCCCGGCCGTGCCGTAGCCGTAAACGCCCATAGTGCCCAGATGCACGACGTGCGCATCCAGGCGCAGGTCGACCAGAGCGGCCAAGAGGTTGTGCGTGCCGTTCACGTTGTTGTCGACGGTGTAGCGCTTGTGCCCGGCGGACTTCATTGAATACGGAGCCGCACGCTGTTCGGCAAAGTGGACGACCGCCTCCGGCCGGTATTCGCCCAGCACCTCGCACAGGCCGTCGAAATCGGCGGCGATATCGCAGTTCACGAACCGGATGTCACGGCCGGAAACTTCCCGCCAGGCCGCGAGCCGGACGTCGATCGGTTCTATCGGCGTCAGCGATCTCACGCCGAGTTCCGCATCGATACCCCGACGCGACAAATTGTCCACGATCATCACATCGTGCCCGGCGTCGGAAAGGTGCAGCGCAGTCGGCCATCCGCAAAATCCGTCGCCACCCAGCACCAACACCCGCATACGTGCGCTCCTTATCTCTCGGCGGAGACTCAAGCGCCCGGCCCGCCACTGCCTAACCTGCGTCTGTGCGGCGACATCGAATTCGTCACCTGCCGCCGGCCAACATCTACTACTACAACGTCTCTCATTCAAATATACCGACATCGGCTGGCAAGTTTCATGGCCCGCCGACGCGACCGGCGTCGTCCCTCATATCGTGCGCTTCTCGGCGGGCGAGCGTCACCGCCGCAGTCCCGGCAAGGACTGCCCCGATGATCTGACCGATCACGGCAATCGGTGTGGTCGTCATCTGTTCACCAAAGGCGACCACGCCGAGCAGCGCAGCCACGACGGGATCGGACAGAGCTAACGGCGGCAGTGCCGCGGCCAACGACCCCGCTTGATACGCCGTCTGATTGAGCACGACCCCGAACGCTCCCACGACCACCAGCACGTACAACGGCCAGTCGGTCAGCACTCGGATTGGATCCGAGACGCCGATGCCGACGACGTATTTGATGAGCGCTGCCACGATTCCGTATGCGGTGCCGGTGGCGAAGCCGAACAACGCCGGCCGGTAACGGCGCAACGGCACGGCGCCGAGAAACACGCTCGTCGCTGTCAGGGCGCCGGCAAGCGCCAGCGCCGGGATGAACACGGAAAGGTTCGGCAGGGCCGTCCCGGCGGTCGGGCGGGCAAAGCCGAGAAAAAGGCCGAGGCCGACGATGAGCAGGAGTGCCCACGTCCACTCGGTGATGCTGGGGCGGCGCTTGTCGAGAAGCGCCGTGGCCGGCAGCGCAAAGAGCAGACTCGACACCAGCAGAGGCTGGACGATCGCGAGTTGGCCGCCTTGCAGGGCTGCCGCATGAAAGAGGAACGCGGCGCCCGCCGCCGACACCCCGACGAGCCACAACGGGCGCCGGAGCAATGAGGCGATGAGACCGATGCGTAGTCCGCGGCCGCCAGGGGCTGCGCGTGCCGTCCGGTGCTGCAGAACGCTGGCGATCGCGGCGCACCCCGCCGAGGCAAGAGCGAAAATGATTGCGACGGTGAGGCTCACGTTCGCATCACCGCGGTGTTCCAGGGCCGCTCGACGAGCAATAGCGCCGTGCAGAGCGCTACGCCGAGCATGATCGATGCCAGAACGTCCGTCAGCCAGTGGTAGCCGAGATAAAGCCTGCTATACGCGACGGCGCACGTCCACGTGGCGGCCGAGGCCACGACGATCACACGCGTGACCCGGCTGTGCACCAGTCGGATCGCGACGACCGCCAGCCCGCCGGCCATCGTAGCGGCCGCCAGAGTATGCCCGGACGGAAACGACGCGGTAACAGCCGGCGAGCCCACGACAAGGTCGACCGGCGGGCGTGGACGGTTGACTATTGCCTTGAGCGACGTGCTGACCAGCGAGCCCGCGGCGACTACTGCGGCATATTCGATGGCGGCGCGCGGGCGCCTCCACACCAAAGCGAGAGAAAGCACGATGACGAGGCCGAGAAAAATCGCCGCACGAGTCGATGCGAGCGACGTGACGAAGGAAAAGACGATAGTCGGTGCCGCCGAGCGATGGGCGTCGACCGCCGCGGCAACGGAGGCGTCCGCCGGGATGGCGCCGCCCGTGACCGACACGATGAACAGGAGGACGCCGAATGCGATGATCGCTGCGGCGCCGACGGTTACGGTCGGCTTCATCTGCGCCCCGGAGGGTTCGCCACCGGGCGCTCCGCCGTCGAATACTCCGGCACGGGGAGTCGTGCACCGCCCTGCAACGCCGACCGGTGCGCGACGAGTCCGGGCGCCGTGAACTGGGCCGCGCGGACGGCGTCGACCGGTGGTCGCGCGCCGGTCACCACTGCGCGCACGAAGTCGTCAGCCAGAAATTGGTACGATCCTTCGTGACCGTTCGGGGCGCCATCGAATTGCCACGGCAGTCGCGACCGGTGGTGCACTTCGGCCATGCCGGACGTGAATGCGGCAGCGAGCGCCGGATCGACGCCCGGCCCGGTCTGCCGGTCGGCTGCCTGCTCGCTCATGGTGGCGAACTTCGACGAAATGTCGTACGAGTCTGTTTTGTCTTGCCACACACAGGTGCGCGCCAACTGCTCAAAGCTGGCGTCGGTACCGAAGTAGCGGAATCGAGACTCGCGAATGGGCG
It encodes the following:
- a CDS encoding NAD-dependent epimerase/dehydratase family protein produces the protein MRVLVLGGDGFCGWPTALHLSDAGHDVMIVDNLSRRGIDAELGVRSLTPIEPIDVRLAAWREVSGRDIRFVNCDIAADFDGLCEVLGEYRPEAVVHFAEQRAAPYSMKSAGHKRYTVDNNVNGTHNLLAALVDLRLDAHVVHLGTMGVYGYGTAGVSIPEGYLPVSMRADDGTEVEQEILYPPNPGSVYHLTKTMDQLLFAFYNKNDNVRVTDLHQGIVWGTETAQTVRDPRLMNRFDYDGHFGTVLNRFLMQAAIGYPMTVHGTGGQTRAFIHLRNTVECVQLAIEAPPAKGERVGIYNQMTETHRVDDLAKLIAGLTGASIEHVENPRKEDPSNELFVKNSGLLALGLKPLTLADELLGEVISIAERYADRCDPDKIPAQSKWRLPAPADVG
- a CDS encoding phosphatase PAP2 family protein — protein: MKPTVTVGAAAIIAFGVLLFIVSVTGGAIPADASVAAAVDAHRSAAPTIVFSFVTSLASTRAAIFLGLVIVLSLALVWRRPRAAIEYAAVVAAGSLVSTSLKAIVNRPRPPVDLVVGSPAVTASFPSGHTLAAATMAGGLAVVAIRLVHSRVTRVIVVASAATWTCAVAYSRLYLGYHWLTDVLASIMLGVALCTALLLVERPWNTAVMRT
- a CDS encoding DMT family transporter, translating into MSLTVAIIFALASAGCAAIASVLQHRTARAAPGGRGLRIGLIASLLRRPLWLVGVSAAGAAFLFHAAALQGGQLAIVQPLLVSSLLFALPATALLDKRRPSITEWTWALLLIVGLGLFLGFARPTAGTALPNLSVFIPALALAGALTATSVFLGAVPLRRYRPALFGFATGTAYGIVAALIKYVVGIGVSDPIRVLTDWPLYVLVVVGAFGVVLNQTAYQAGSLAAALPPLALSDPVVAALLGVVAFGEQMTTTPIAVIGQIIGAVLAGTAAVTLARREAHDMRDDAGRVGGP